gcacaacacaccgcatacatgggaggcgtccttacatgaccatagctgttaataagacgttaattaatcaaacaaacaaacaaaggtagAACTTAAAcacccaaaacacacacccgcaTTTCACAACgtatataccgcagtctcccaaaacacaaaccCGCATTTCACAACGGATATACcgaagtctcccaaaacacacaaacGCACTttacacacgcaacacaccgcatacatgagaggccgtccttacataaccatgaATGTTTatatgacgttaatttaattaaacaaacaaaaattcctttacattagttattattttcatttacatagaaattattttacttttcatAGACATTACCTTTACATAGACATTTACAGGGTTCTGATATCAAGGATTTTGAGGACGTGTTTGAGCAGGTGGTGAGATGTTGTTAAGCCTTTCTCCAGTGACCTCTTCAAAAGGAACTTGTTTTAACAAGTTTGTGTCATATAGTTTTGCAACACGTAATTTACTATCATAACAGTTTTACTAAATTTAAGTTACACGATTGCTACTTCCACCCGTCTAAAGACAAACTGGAATAGAAATTAATATGCCGACAATACATGTGCCCTGCATTGTGTGTGTTACAAAGGCAGTGAAATGAAGAAAATGCATAATATCAGTATTCACTACTTATTTTGTGAGACGTACATATAGATACTCCTAATATCGGTTATCATGTATATTTGTGGAAGTTGAttactgttaaagatgctccaccgctgacaaatggtatttttttcactactaaaaacaggagcagacgatttagtatttttcttcaaatacaaaagttacttactttacaccattaccaccattgaaaagtttgagcttctaattttacttcaagttaaaaatatgaaaaataattaattgcatcccgaaaaaattccctaACACTaaatcctatatggaatgcactactactgaatgcgcatgcaccaaaggcaatataaatttttttatattattttttgtgttaattagactatcaTATACACggttaaacaccaattattgttaaaatgatgaatatcatttatgctctgtcggtggtggagcatctttaatgttttatactatttttataaatcaatataacCTATTCacttatttctttatttcatattaattttatttttatcttgtatTTAGGATTTACTAAATATATAATAGTGCACATTGTTTCTAGAATCTCAAACGAGCTATATATAATAAGGCGCCTCATATACAAGgcatgttttgtttgttgtcaCTGAATACATATATTATTCATCCTAACTTGAGTTTCAATTTGTTATATTGAAGCCTGGGCACTTGGAAGGAGAGGGTCAAACAGGCCTGTAACGTATATTATTACACCTCTTGTTCATAACAGTGTATGAGATTAgctgaaagaaagaaaaaagggaaaaaaatcgTATCTTCCTGAGGCGCGTGCCCCCATGGTCACCGCAGTGGCATTGTGATATAAGTTTATTTACCTTCAGatgtaatattacatttcaGGTATATGTAAACAAACCTTTAAATCACACTGTCACAGGGGTCATAATTGTTACTACCAACCATCATAACCCGAgagactctggccctgacacaaGACTTAGACATAATGACATATAGATGTCTACCATAGACATCTATTTGTCAGAGTCTCTCGGGTTATAAAATCAATGTGTAAAGATCCAAAATGGTGTTGATTTTATAACTCATTAAGACATTTGCACTTTAATGAGTATTGGTGaccaaaaattaattttaaacaaatttcgAAACGTGtttcataaaatgttataaGAAATCAACACAAACTTCATTTTGGAGGATTTCAGTGTCAAAATGATATATGTACCAATACACGTCTAGGAGttgtataaatgtttaaaattgcTATCGTTTGTTTGGGAAATACTCATTTTTTCTCATAAATGACACTAAATGGTGatgttttaaagtgttttgCATACAACTGATGTGAGATTTACTGTTCTATAGTTTCCAGATTAACACTTTTCACCTTGTCCAGTCGTAATCGATCGGTAACTAGATATGATATAGAGGCAGCACACACCAGGCGGAGTTCCTCTAATCCAGGAGATTTTTTTCGGTTTGAGATTTTTAGGATCTTCTGTACATCTTATTGTTTTATTGCCAATTGTGACATTTCTtcgataatttttttattataatcagAATAAAACCGATGTTTGTTGGGTTGATCGATTGCTGATAGTTGACGCGTTTTTCTGAGTACATCACTGATAACGTCAGCTTTGGAACAAGGTCATGTTAGCAATCCATAGTAGTTATCTGAAGTGATAGCTATGGGCGAGTATATCGCATCTCTGAATTAACCCTTCAGAAAATATTTAACTAAATAAGCTATCCCCACGTGTTATTTACGCATTTCAAGGAATTTAACTCATGTTTTCAGACATTGTCTCCTTTAAAAATGAAGCTCTTGTggtaaatttattttcaatttaggTACATTGTTTACACATTGAAaacatgtaatattttgaaacaattcGTAGGAAAAATGAAGGAATGAAACATGCAAACATTGCATTTCTTCTTCAATCGGATTTCAAAGTGATTTTAGTATAATGTCAAATTCCTCCCAACAACGCACTGTTTTAGTCCAAACTTTGACCAATAGttatttaaagttacaaaaaccGTTGtgattcttttattttattttccattatATTCTGAATCGATTTTTTGAAAAACACTTAGCTATAGAggcattttgtttttacatatttttttttacacaaattctgcatgtgataataataataataataattacattCCAACTGTTTCtcatttatttttctgaatacatatgtatttatatttccCGCAAAATTCTTAACCAAAATTTGCACTTTTCAAACATTATTTACACATTTATTTCTCAAATAAAGAAGTTAATTAAATTAGtgattaaacatatttattttgcatataAGCATGCTGAGCACGTTAAAATCTGTGGTTAAACATACGAATGTGGTGTTTACACGTGGTAGATAAAGTGTTTTAGAATGTTAATTTGACAAATTAGtgtttttaattattgaaattaagtTTAAAATTCAGTCTTTGGCATGTTAATTTGGTACATGTTTCATACAGAGAGGTTATTAATCCCCCAGTTTGTAtcattcaagatggccgcccttTATTCCATGTACATGTTCTGGTCATTGCTATTTTTAACTTGCAGTTTTTATCATAAAACTTTGTAGAATAAAGACATAATCAAAGCAATTTGTCAAACATTCATGCATATTGTTAAATGCTACGCAGGGAATCGCGATAAACAATACTCATTTTAACGCTAAAAAAGTCGATTGAagcaatttttaaaaatatattatataactgacATCAATATGACTCACTGAAACGTCGTTGAGAATGCTAAAACTCGGTGTCAGGTATTTAGCTGAGACTTGGGTGGGGATACACAAGTTACTCCATCATTCCTCAGTTTGTGCgtacattaattatatatacatgtaattattaacGTTTATAACGGCAGCAAGAGATTGTCTGTCTGACGAGGGACTTTGATATCTAAAATATAAGGAATTTCGCAAATCATAAAGAAACTATGTCTGATGATAccatttattttgaattatttgtgTCGTAGTTTTATTACTGCCGACCTACTTTCGCTTTTGTATTCATAAAATTGCTATcagtacatatatttatatggtAGTTTGTTTTGAGATTCCAATctaaatttagaaaaataataattctatACGCTGTAGAGTATATTTATACTTATAAACTCATCATGTTATTCAcgaaacacaaaaaaaaaagttatggcAGAAGTGGGTCGATTATTACTTGGTCATATAATTCAACCAACACCGCTTTAGTAACATAcatgaatacataaatataaatatacataaaatgtacGTAGCTTCCTGTTGGCTGCTGATGTTCCGTACACGTTTCGTCACCAAGGGAAATTAATACATACGTATGTATAGATGGCAGGTGCAGAGTCCGGGGCCGTAAAATCGGTTCTGTTTATTTGTCTAGGTGAGATTTGACATAGTCTAAAGAATGCATGCATGTGCAGATCTCGAATGGTACTAGCGGCCATTCGagattttttgtattttgccaTATATTATCCTTGTAATACCCAGTCCAATTAAACTCCTTCTTGACCTCTCgctaatttgttatttttgcaGAAAACATCTGTCTTTCTCCAATTGCTGAAGCGGTGTTTTTGGATCTACTGAAAAAGAAGGGAGAGCTAGAACAAGTAAATATACAAATTGAGTtactctatacatgtacatgtacatgtacatgatattcTATAAATCCAACTTCTTATAAGACAAATGAACACACTAACAATGTTGTAAGAACCTCACagaatacattgtatgttacattacatgacatgacattatcatttattataaaatttggtcattggaataaaacattttccaaTGGCTAGAATACATACACCATATCACaggaaaacaaaaatcattttttaatgttattatgAAACATTCcttatgaatatatatgttcTATTGTTCAGTGGCGGGTTGACAGTGCGGCTCTCGGAGACTATTACACAGGGGATTCTCTAGACGAAAGAGTGGTGGAAACATTAAAGAAAAAGGGAATAGAAAATTACAGTCATGTTGTACGACAGGTACATATACTTGTGTTACACCTATTGATAGGATATGATTCACCATCATTCATTTATGGACTACTCTTATgtaatgtgttatatataaataatatttatcatttggacTAGACAATAACAGgtattaaattaattaacacagaaatacatataaaataatttgattggCTTATACTCTCTGTTCAATCAGCATCTTATTTCAAATAacacatagtgccatggaatctTTTCGAGATGCAATgcattattttaaatactttaatttagaagtaaaataataaactcAAACGTTTCAGTGCCATGGAATCTTTTCGAGATGCAATgcattattttaaatactttaattaattaatttaaaagtaaaataataaacttAAAGTTTTCAGTGATAGTAATAGTAAAACGTAAGTAACATTTATTACTgtagaattatgaatattaatttgtttgcttttgttttgaataGATACAGATTACTATCGTCAGCTGGTCAGCACCTTTAATCTGCATTTATCCTATGGGTTTCACAATAGCACACATCTGAGATACATTAATTAGATAGCATTGTTTATGATGACACACACAACGTTAGGTTACAATCCCCCCTCCCAAAGATTACCCACCCTAATCACTTGGGGTGGCTCACATTGATTATCTCTTGATTCTGATGGATTGCATGAAGCTTTAGAGTACATCGtactttttaaatttcatataaaacagATTAtctcaaattaattttaaattgtgaaataggtgttcaaaatatatatactgtttttattaaaaacGAACTTATACCTATTGCacaaaataaatggaatcaaaattttgaaattgatcgagatggggaaatatttataaacaccCTTTTAATGCTACTACTAGCTCCAAACTTCAATGGTTGCTATTCCGAATTAATCACAGAATACTAActacaaaatcatttttattaaattggTAAATTAAACAACAAGCTATGTACTTTTTGTAAAGCATATTCAGAAACAATCACTAATATATTTTTGGAACTGTGACaatgtatcaaatttgattgaacaatTAAGAATATCGATAATTACTAATAATTGAAGTCTTAGATTtaaaaacaagattttattttcgGCAAACAAGATGGTTCTCATTCTAATTTTCATGCTGAAAACTTGATACTGCTCctagtaaaacaatacatttacaaatgtaaatgtcTTGAAAAAGAACTTAAAATAAACAGTCtaaaaaatcacattaaatttgaattaaagTAGTAATCTAAAGCGTAAACCACTAATTTTTGCAGAACTACAAAATaggttaaatatataaattgttacATTTTAATAAAAGTTCTAGAAATGTCTCTGACAGAGGTTTATCCCCTTTTTCTGTCTTGTCCTTGGTGTACTTTCTTTGCTTCATCAAGATTTATCTTCCTTATTCACTTTGTCACTTCATTTGTAGGAAGAGAAATAACTCTTGATAGATCTTTAATATGTGTGGGcaatatatgtgtatactatgtaatgtttaataagaTAAATGtaagtacaattaaatatttgattttgaataattcttcaaatgtaacatttattatatttgtcGTTCATGTATCTCTTGTAAATGTTGTCTTGTGTATATCCCTTtaagaaaatgaataaaaaatataaaaacaaaaaatatatatataacagattGCTTCTTATTTAAATTATATCCATATGATTATTGTGTCTATATTTAGAAACACTATTTTATGGTAGAAATGTATGACGCAATATGCTATGGTTAGCTCCGTGAATTTAGATGAGAAATAAAATCATGTTCGTtacgatataatatatatatatacatatgtagttataGGGAAACCATGTTCCTCAACAAGTGACTCTTATATTATTAATCAGTTTGTATCGTTAGttaatttttacattgtttgctaacagaatttgttttgaatatttttacatataagcTTTAAAACCCGAAATAGTATAAATTGACAATAatggaaaaataattatttctaattCAGATTACTGACGAGGATTTTCGTGACTTCGAAATCATTATTGCACTGCAAGAAAAAGATGTAGAGTAAGTTCATtgaattattgaatattttatttgggGAGGGTTCATCTGAAACCTTATTTTACCGGTATATCGCCACTGGCCATATATCTGCCTTGTGCGTAGACAGAATGTAGTCTGAATGAAACGATGGAGATGAAGACTGATTAAggtaaaaataatatcaaagttTTGTAGTACCTTTTGGTAGTTAGATAAgagatttaatttaaatatctgTTTAGATATAGGGTCAAGTGGGGAGAAACACGTTGTCTGAGTTACATATACGTTTATTCAGTGTTTAATTCTAATTATAGACTGTGGACTAAGGACTGTTTAATACGTCCTCAATATCTTCatggtcatcctcgatactccaggggttcagATCACTAAccatctctacacccctggaatatatcatagtaaaatcggaggcaacagaacagatcAGGTAATTAAGTCCCTTGATGGACTCAAAAGAGCCGTTTAACGGTACACTGTagggctttgaagttgggcgtcgctatCTCTGTAGTCTGTAGTCTATGGTTCAGATTTtccctctgagctgccttcaattatgagatagtccaaggaTGTAGAGaatgtaagtgatcggaacccctggattatcgagaATGTTTTATGGTCTGGATGATATTTTagaatgaaatacatgtatacctgtAGCTCTATTTTGATATTGGCAGTCATCTAATGGATATCGAACCTAAAGGAAGTACGGCTGGTATATCTATGCTGGGTGATTTTGACACCGTTGGAGGACCTACAATCAATGACCCCTATTACGTGAGTTAGACACACTGATATGCCTAGGGAAACACATCTCAGTTAATTAACATTATAATTACAGAATTATGTcttaatgtatacatattacatattagcCCGGCTGGCGCCACACTACTCTGATCACCCTGTTACATAAATACGTACATTGATTAGAGCttacagatattgataactAAACATTTATCCATTTTGTAACTAGGCCAGTTACACTGATTAATGGCCTCGTATTGTTGACTTGTAAATTCCAAACCGAAGcgtttacataattatgtacaagaTATTTCAGCATGGggttatatttgaaataatcaCATACCTTGTTATATGGAAAAATGctcaacaaacaataaacaaaatcagTTTTCAACAGCATACAATATCAATGATGAGTATTATCAATAATAGGTTGTGCTAGGTTTATCACATGATATTCATAAGTTGCTTTTTCCAATAATACTAGATTTGTTAACGTCACCTAGATTTTGGTGTATTTTACAGAATGCAGACATCAAAGAGTTTGAGGACCTAATTGAGAAAGTGATGAGGTGTTGTGAAGAGTATCTCAAGTGTGAGAAATTGTGACATATTCACAACTTACTAAGTTACTACATGTTTTGTATACGTATCAAAAATACTTcagagatgctccaccgctggcaaatggtattttttcactatcaaaaacaggagcagatgattgagtatttttcttcagttgcaaaagttacttactttacaccattaccaccattgaaaagtttgagcttcttattttacttcaagttaaaaatatgaaaaatgattaattgtatcccgaaaaaaaatcgtgtcactataccctatatggaatgaagtaatgattgcgcatgcaccaaatgcgaaataaattattttaattattttttgggttaattagacatatatatacacgattaaacaacaattattgttcaaatgatgaatatcatttatgctctgtcggcggagcatctttaagccatatgattttaattttatgtatGATATCATCTTCAAAACGACACATACTATaacaaatgtataaattatCACCCGTTGTTTCTATGTCATACTCAATTTTCATGTCTTTATTATATTagacatttttgtaattttgttaaattctctTACCattgacaaaaacaaaactattaaGTTAAGAGTACAATTAAGCTTTACAGAGCGAGGAATTCAACAGGCGAATTATTCCTTAATGTATAAGGTGAGTTTACATGATCATTCACTATTggaaacatcaaaattgatttcaGAAGGTCTCGTCTGTATGCCATGGAATCTAGTCCAACTTCTGCATATAGTTTATTGTGtgatgtacaaatgtacctCGTTGCAGACTTGTGATAATAATTAATTCTTGTAACTGTACAGATTCTTATAAATTTGATCTTGGTTTGTGCAATTATCCAACATTACATTCTCATATTGTAAAACTAGCCCTATAAAggaggtacatttgtatatatatttaaaaggtAATTACAGGTATGTTTAAACAGTCTTACTATATTAAGCCTTCTAAAGGCATGGTTATGAATATTACTTATAAGCTGGGACCATTTGCCATCACTATTGAATGTTACCCCCAGATGTTTGTGCATTAGGACAGAATTAACAATATTatctacaaataaaatatcggAAAAAATGTGTCATTTTTTAGCAAAATCTATACATTCTGTTTTtgattactacatgtatattactgaGACCATTGGTAATTTTCATCTGCAGTTTACATATACTAGTTACCAGTTGTATCATCACATACAGGTATATTATTAATGTATAGTTATAACAATAAGAGCTGTTTGGGAACAGCAAAGCTCGTCTCAGGAGGTTTGTTGATTTAATCCATATTCCttataatttatcagtattATGAAATATAGCAATTTCAGTATCATAACATAACTTTTCATCCATTTGAGCATATTGAAATCCAGTATTTTTGCCCCTTAAATGATTTCCAAAACATTAACCTGGGATTTCCAACACCAACGCCGACGATAAAGTGATTTCATAAGCCACACTCTCCTCGAGAGGCGAtctaataataatgataaaagatGTTACTTTTAAATGGAACGTGCCGATAAGTTAAATAATTGCAAATCGAGTGAAATGCggttttgataaattatttaattttaaaggACCAGACAGAATTTCTTGCAGGGAGATACATTGGGGAAAATACCACACCACAGTTTGCCAAAACTTTTTCtctcttatatacatgtagaaattATTGTCAATTTAACCTAGAAAATTGTCCAATTGTTTTGTGTCTGCAAATATGACATTTTGAAATGTAGGTAGAAAGTCTGGTGCCTATTCTCTAAAttgaacaaaatatgaaaatttgataATGCAACATAATTCATAGGACACCTTGTACAATGCACCGccgtttatacatgtatgtattttcgGACCCGCCAGAGTGTCCCTAGACCAattttttccattttcagaTACATGATGTATATGTGTAGGATGAGTTTTGtcgattatttttttttctaaaacgcCTAAAATGAGCTATGGACACCTTGGTGAATTCAAACATGTACTTGTATAAGCTGTAAATACAGGTCCCTATGTTATTGATCGTTAGCTGTGACCATTCACCGAGGTGTGGTCCGGACTCGTCCGTGCGTAATTATTTAACGCGATAGTGAGTTTCATCGCGATCGGACTGGAGTAAACAATGTATACACACTTATACAGTTGTTATAAAACTTCAATGACATGGATACAACAcaggggccaactcaatgaaaatggatgttgtcatacttttttttcttatttggtggatggactgatgaatatataaaacagtcatgtcattttttaaattaaaaaataatttttttaaatgaaaa
The DNA window shown above is from Argopecten irradians isolate NY chromosome 8, Ai_NY, whole genome shotgun sequence and carries:
- the LOC138329673 gene encoding low molecular weight phosphotyrosine protein phosphatase 1-like codes for the protein MAGAESGAVKSVLFICLENICLSPIAEAVFLDLLKKKGELEQWRVDSAALGDYYTGDSLDERVVETLKKKGIENYSHVVRQITDEDFRDFEIIIALQEKDVDHLMDIEPKGSTAGISMLGDFDTVGGPTINDPYYNADIKEFEDLIEKVMRCCEEYLKCEKL